A window of Candidatus Methylomirabilota bacterium contains these coding sequences:
- the gatB gene encoding Asp-tRNA(Asn)/Glu-tRNA(Gln) amidotransferase subunit GatB, with amino-acid sequence MFCGCPTAFGAAPNTQTCPVCQGMPGVLPVINRRAVEFGIRTALAFNCRINTACRFARKHYYYPDMPKNYQISQYEEPLAEEGWLEIDLPDGTTRRIGIERLHLEEDVGKLVHEGTLEAAQSSLVDYNRAGVPLMETVSRPDLRSPEEAAAYLKAFRAVLVDLGVCDGNMEEGSLRCDANVSLRPRGAATLGTKVEIKNMNSFRNVQRALEFEIERQARALGAGERIVQETRLWDAERGYTRAMRTKEYAHDYRYFPEPDLPPLALPDAWIDELRRNLPELPRARRHRFVTQYGLPAYDAGVLTQSRALAEYFEQAVGEFGNPKIVSNWVMSELLRALPGDDERALRTTPLTPARLAGLLRLIDDGTISGKIAKDVFERMLRTGEAADTIVQREGLTQVADVGALAAIVDRVLADNPKPVEDYRRGRAAAAKALMGLVMKATQGKANPAVVTRLLEEKLSDAKGGQL; translated from the coding sequence ATGTTCTGCGGTTGCCCGACCGCGTTCGGCGCCGCGCCCAACACGCAGACGTGCCCGGTGTGCCAGGGCATGCCGGGGGTGCTGCCGGTCATCAACCGCCGGGCCGTCGAGTTCGGGATCCGCACCGCGCTGGCCTTCAACTGTCGTATCAACACGGCGTGCCGGTTCGCGCGCAAGCACTACTACTACCCCGACATGCCCAAGAACTATCAGATCAGCCAGTACGAGGAGCCGCTCGCCGAGGAGGGCTGGCTGGAGATCGACCTGCCCGATGGCACCACGCGACGCATCGGCATCGAGCGCCTGCACCTGGAGGAAGACGTCGGCAAGCTCGTGCACGAGGGCACGCTCGAGGCCGCGCAGTCGAGCCTGGTCGACTACAACCGCGCCGGCGTGCCGCTCATGGAGACGGTGTCGCGGCCCGACCTCCGCTCCCCCGAGGAGGCGGCTGCGTACCTCAAGGCGTTCCGTGCCGTCCTGGTCGACCTCGGCGTCTGCGACGGCAACATGGAGGAGGGCTCGCTGCGCTGCGACGCCAACGTCTCGCTCCGGCCGCGCGGGGCCGCCACGCTGGGCACCAAGGTCGAGATCAAGAACATGAACTCGTTCCGCAACGTGCAGCGCGCGCTGGAGTTCGAGATCGAGCGGCAGGCGCGGGCGCTCGGGGCCGGCGAGCGGATCGTCCAGGAGACGCGCCTGTGGGACGCCGAGCGCGGATACACGCGGGCCATGCGCACCAAGGAATACGCGCACGACTACCGCTATTTCCCCGAGCCCGACCTCCCCCCGCTGGCCTTGCCTGACGCCTGGATCGACGAGCTGCGGCGGAATCTGCCCGAGCTGCCCCGGGCCCGCCGCCACCGCTTCGTGACCCAGTACGGGCTGCCGGCCTACGACGCCGGCGTGCTCACGCAGAGCCGAGCCCTGGCCGAGTACTTCGAGCAGGCGGTCGGCGAGTTTGGCAACCCCAAGATCGTCTCCAACTGGGTCATGTCCGAGCTCCTCCGCGCGCTGCCGGGCGACGACGAGCGCGCGCTGCGGACGACACCCCTCACGCCGGCGCGCCTGGCCGGGCTCCTGCGCCTGATCGACGACGGCACCATCAGCGGCAAGATCGCCAAGGACGTGTTCGAGAGGATGCTGCGCACCGGCGAGGCGGCCGACACGATCGTCCAGCGCGAAGGGCTCACGCAGGTCGCCGACGTCGGAGCCCTGGCCGCGATCGTGGACCGCGTGCTCGCCGACAACCCCAAACCGGTGGAAGACTATCGGCGCGGCCGGGCGGCGGCGGCCAAGGCGCTGATGGGCCTGGTGATGAAAGCCACGCAAGGCAAGGCCAATCCCGCCGTCGTGACGCGACTCCTGGAGGAGAAACTCTCGGATGCAAAAGGCGGGCAGCTATAA
- a CDS encoding ATP-binding cassette domain-containing protein, with product MIELHRVSKVFAAGPLKVPALVDVSFRIDKGEYVVVTGPTGAGKTTLLRLLYRDEIPTEGEVEVLGQSLSRLGRRQVQTLRRSIGVVFQDAKLLPGRTVYENIAFVLRVTGTPRREITARAFEALRAVGLSSRAQAYPSHLSQGEAQRVALARAIVRRQPLLIADEPAGTLDEGMAAEVLGIIRDIWLGGTTVLLATHQGRLAAALRRRTLVLEGGRLVKDQG from the coding sequence GTGATTGAGCTGCACCGCGTCTCGAAGGTCTTCGCCGCCGGGCCTCTCAAAGTTCCGGCCCTCGTCGACGTGTCGTTCCGCATCGACAAGGGCGAGTACGTCGTCGTCACCGGGCCGACGGGCGCCGGCAAGACCACGCTGCTCCGCCTGCTCTATCGCGATGAGATCCCCACCGAGGGTGAGGTGGAGGTGCTGGGCCAGTCGCTCTCCCGCCTGGGGCGGCGGCAGGTCCAGACCCTGCGGCGCTCCATCGGCGTGGTGTTCCAGGACGCCAAGCTCCTCCCCGGCCGGACCGTGTACGAGAACATCGCGTTCGTGCTCCGGGTCACCGGCACTCCGCGGCGGGAGATCACGGCGCGAGCCTTCGAGGCGCTCCGGGCCGTCGGCCTGTCCTCGCGCGCCCAGGCGTACCCGTCGCATCTCAGCCAGGGCGAGGCCCAACGCGTGGCGCTGGCTCGCGCCATCGTGCGCCGGCAGCCGCTGCTGATCGCGGACGAGCCGGCCGGGACGCTCGACGAGGGCATGGCCGCCGAGGTGCTCGGCATCATCCGGGACATCTGGCTGGGCGGCACCACGGTGCTCCTGGCCACCCATCAGGGCCGGCTGGCCGCCGCCCTGCGCCGACGCACGCTCGTGCTGGAGGGCGGGCGGCTGGTCAAGGACCAGGGCTAG
- a CDS encoding permease-like cell division protein FtsX: MFGFLVGEALRDVRRAGRVAVSAVMLITLSLGAAGAFWLASTNLGRAVSEWRRHARIIVYLKREPPASEIPNLVRLALAVPGVGSVRYVGKAEALADLKKILGKDADVAEQLPSNPLPASIEITPAGAAATPDGVRLLIERLAALPEVEEVEGGLEWIERLAHWQRLLAVIGLGVGAVLALAAILTVTTATTLVLHARRQETEIMRLVGAPEVAIRLPLLLQGMIQGLLGAVLALLVLRTAHHVAAPWLEPLTNLTIGLPRLEFLTPAGMLTLVLAGAGLGGLGGWLTRGRRGAV; this comes from the coding sequence ATGTTCGGCTTCCTCGTCGGCGAGGCGCTGCGCGACGTCCGACGGGCTGGCCGGGTGGCCGTGAGCGCCGTGATGCTGATCACGCTGTCCCTGGGCGCGGCGGGCGCGTTCTGGCTGGCCTCCACGAATCTGGGGCGCGCCGTCAGCGAGTGGCGCCGCCACGCGCGCATCATCGTGTACCTCAAGCGCGAGCCGCCGGCGTCGGAGATTCCGAACCTGGTCCGCCTGGCGCTGGCGGTCCCCGGCGTGGGCAGCGTGCGCTACGTCGGGAAGGCCGAAGCGCTCGCCGACCTGAAAAAGATCCTGGGCAAGGATGCCGACGTCGCCGAGCAGCTGCCCAGCAACCCGCTGCCGGCGTCGATAGAAATCACGCCTGCCGGCGCCGCGGCCACCCCGGACGGCGTCCGGCTCCTCATCGAGCGGCTGGCGGCCCTGCCGGAGGTCGAGGAGGTCGAGGGCGGGCTCGAATGGATCGAGCGCCTCGCCCACTGGCAGCGGTTGCTGGCCGTCATCGGTCTGGGCGTGGGCGCCGTGCTCGCGCTGGCCGCGATCCTCACGGTGACGACGGCGACCACCCTGGTGCTCCACGCACGCCGACAGGAGACCGAGATCATGCGGCTGGTGGGAGCGCCGGAGGTGGCGATCCGTCTGCCGCTGCTGCTCCAGGGCATGATCCAGGGACTGCTCGGCGCGGTCCTGGCCCTGCTCGTGCTACGGACCGCTCATCACGTGGCGGCGCCGTGGCTGGAGCCCCTGACGAATCTCACCATCGGGCTGCCGCGCCTGGAGTTCCTCACGCCGGCCGGCATGCTCACGCTGGTGCTCGCCGGAGCGGGCCTGGGGGGTCTCGGGGGCTGGCTCACCCGGGGGCGGCGAGGCGCGGTGTGA
- a CDS encoding peptidoglycan DD-metalloendopeptidase family protein, translating to MRGLLALAGVLLLVVTAEAQSRREDPLRKQQQRLQETQRQLKHEREKAAAARRRESSLLVELEETERRLADKRREAVRLDRQVRRLQSEITGLRGDIVRLEGHRGGQERALARRLRVMYKIHARGAALPILVSDHNPMDRIAAIRHLASLAALDARLIQEYRVTSGRLTDRKQREEARRTELAGLRAEAKREQAAADREAANRRRLLAKVRGERAYHDRMVGELTEASRRLEAFIRDLAAKQRRAAKGPPRLPGDTPRTGFGAFRGRLPWPTDGRMVNGFGAQVHPRFGTRTFRNGVDIEAPEGTEIAAVYGGHVVYTGWFKGYGNLIILDHGHDYYTIYAHIAEIGVKEGEDVRQGQRIGTVGDTGSLEGARLYFEVRYQGRALDPADWLRQPG from the coding sequence GTGAGAGGCCTGCTCGCGCTGGCCGGGGTCCTCCTGCTGGTCGTGACGGCCGAGGCCCAGTCCCGGCGGGAGGACCCGCTGCGCAAGCAGCAGCAGCGGCTGCAGGAAACCCAGCGTCAGCTCAAGCACGAACGCGAGAAGGCGGCCGCGGCGCGCCGGCGGGAGAGCTCGCTCCTGGTCGAGCTCGAGGAGACCGAGCGGCGTCTGGCGGACAAGCGGCGCGAGGCGGTGCGGCTCGATCGCCAGGTCCGGCGGCTGCAGAGCGAGATCACCGGGCTGCGGGGTGACATCGTGCGCCTGGAGGGCCATCGTGGCGGGCAGGAGCGCGCGCTGGCCCGCCGGCTACGCGTCATGTACAAGATCCATGCCCGGGGGGCGGCGCTCCCGATCCTGGTCAGCGACCACAACCCCATGGATCGCATCGCCGCCATCCGCCATCTGGCCAGCCTGGCCGCTCTGGACGCCCGCCTGATTCAAGAGTATCGTGTCACTTCGGGCCGCCTTACCGACCGTAAGCAGCGGGAGGAAGCGCGCAGGACCGAGCTGGCCGGGCTTCGAGCCGAGGCCAAGCGTGAGCAGGCGGCGGCGGACCGGGAGGCGGCCAACCGGCGGAGATTGTTGGCCAAGGTCCGGGGTGAGCGGGCCTACCACGACCGCATGGTCGGCGAGCTCACGGAAGCGTCCCGGCGCCTGGAGGCCTTCATCCGTGACCTGGCGGCCAAGCAGCGCCGGGCGGCCAAGGGGCCCCCGCGCCTGCCCGGCGACACCCCGCGGACGGGATTCGGCGCCTTCCGGGGCCGCCTGCCCTGGCCGACCGACGGCCGGATGGTGAACGGCTTCGGCGCTCAGGTGCACCCCCGGTTCGGGACGCGAACGTTCCGGAATGGGGTGGACATCGAGGCCCCCGAGGGGACCGAGATCGCCGCGGTGTACGGGGGCCACGTCGTCTATACGGGGTGGTTTAAAGGCTACGGGAATTTGATTATTCTTGACCATGGGCACGATTACTACACGATCTATGCGCACATCGCCGAGATCGGCGTGAAGGAAGGCGAGGACGTTCGACAGGGCCAGCGGATCGGGACCGTGGGGGACACGGGGTCGCTGGAGGGAGCGCGGCTGTACTTTGAGGTGCGGTACCAGGGCCGGGCACTCGACCCCGCCGACTGGCTCCGCCAACCGGGGTGA
- a CDS encoding S41 family peptidase, which yields MKKAFVIGSLLVVLTLSLGGSVASKSPESGATYEQLKLFTEVLSIVQNQYVDEVPPRDLIYSAIKGTLRGLDPHSSFLDPDSYREMQVETSGSFGGLGIEITLRDDILTVVAPIEGTPAYRAGIHSGDRIIKIDGIVTKDMQLSDAVKRMRGRPGTKVTISVAREGWTEPKDIEIMREQIRVQSVRTHDLENGIGYLRLRQFQEQTAHDVEAALEKFTKAGKKAMVLDLRNNPGGLLTAAVEVAEKFLDDGKLVVYTEGRVRNQNMRFSAHAKKPLNTIPMVVLINQGSASASEIVAGALQDYNRAVVVGTQSFGKGSVQTIIPLSDGSGLRLTTAKYFTPKGRSIHGKGITPDIEVEVPKEKNGAAAPTPPSLDPMEELKRDVQLQRALDVIKAMRVLEQRGTGTQAQAK from the coding sequence ATGAAGAAGGCGTTCGTCATCGGGTCGCTGCTGGTGGTGCTCACGCTGTCGCTCGGCGGCTCGGTGGCCAGTAAGAGCCCGGAGAGCGGCGCGACGTACGAGCAGCTCAAGCTGTTCACCGAGGTGCTGTCGATCGTTCAGAACCAGTACGTCGACGAGGTGCCGCCCCGCGATCTGATCTACAGCGCCATCAAGGGGACGCTGCGCGGTCTCGACCCTCACAGCTCGTTCCTGGACCCGGACAGCTATCGTGAGATGCAGGTGGAGACGTCGGGCAGCTTCGGCGGTCTGGGCATCGAGATCACACTGCGCGACGACATCCTGACCGTGGTGGCCCCCATCGAGGGCACACCGGCCTACCGCGCCGGTATCCACTCCGGCGACCGGATCATCAAGATCGACGGCATCGTCACCAAGGACATGCAGCTGTCCGACGCGGTGAAGCGGATGCGGGGCCGGCCGGGCACCAAGGTCACCATTTCCGTGGCGCGGGAAGGCTGGACGGAGCCCAAGGACATCGAGATCATGCGGGAGCAGATCCGCGTGCAGTCCGTGCGGACCCATGATCTGGAGAACGGCATCGGCTACCTGCGCCTCCGCCAGTTCCAGGAGCAGACGGCCCACGACGTGGAGGCGGCGCTGGAGAAGTTCACCAAGGCCGGGAAGAAGGCCATGGTGCTGGACCTGCGCAACAACCCGGGCGGCCTGCTGACCGCGGCCGTGGAGGTCGCCGAGAAGTTCCTGGACGACGGCAAGCTCGTCGTCTACACGGAAGGCCGGGTGCGCAACCAGAACATGCGGTTCTCGGCCCACGCCAAGAAACCGCTCAACACGATCCCCATGGTGGTCCTGATCAACCAGGGCAGCGCCTCCGCGTCGGAGATCGTGGCCGGCGCGCTGCAGGATTACAACCGGGCCGTGGTGGTGGGCACCCAGAGCTTCGGCAAGGGCTCCGTCCAGACCATCATCCCGCTCTCGGACGGCTCCGGCCTCCGGCTCACGACGGCCAAGTACTTCACTCCCAAGGGCCGCTCCATCCACGGCAAGGGCATCACGCCCGACATCGAGGTCGAAGTGCCCAAGGAAAAGAACGGGGCGGCGGCGCCCACGCCCCCGTCCCTCGACCCCATGGAGGAGCTCAAGCGGGACGTCCAGCTGCAGCGGGCGCTCGACGTCATCAAGGCCATGCGTGTGCTGGAGCAGCGCGGGACGGGCACGCAGGCGCAAGCCAAGTAA
- the tsaD gene encoding tRNA (adenosine(37)-N6)-threonylcarbamoyltransferase complex transferase subunit TsaD, translated as MIVLGIESSCDETAAAVLADGRRILSNVVASQDAIHAPYGGVVPELASRRHLEVIGPVIQRALDDAGVKLGDLDGIAVTRGPGLVGSLLIGCSVAKAMAWVNRTPLVGVNHLEGHIYAAFLAEDPPDYPFLALVVSGGHTALYHAREPLSYALVGQTRDDAAGEAFDKVAKLLGLGFPGGPAIQRAAEQGDPRAVAFPLAQMTDGARDFSFSGIKTFASLHVKRHGPLSAAQVADVAASFQAAVVKMLVRKTIRAALHLGVKRVVLTGGVAANGPLRRALRAEAEEHGIALHIPPPRLCTDNAAMITAAGTARLAAGERAGLDMNARPDLALA; from the coding sequence ATGATCGTGCTCGGTATCGAGAGTTCCTGCGACGAGACGGCAGCGGCGGTGCTCGCCGACGGCCGGCGGATCCTGTCCAACGTGGTGGCCTCCCAGGACGCGATTCATGCCCCCTACGGCGGCGTGGTGCCCGAGCTGGCGTCGCGGCGTCACCTGGAAGTGATCGGGCCCGTGATCCAGCGGGCCCTCGACGATGCCGGCGTCAAGCTGGGCGACCTCGACGGCATCGCCGTGACCCGGGGACCGGGCCTTGTCGGCTCGCTCCTGATCGGGTGCTCGGTGGCCAAGGCGATGGCCTGGGTCAACCGCACGCCCCTGGTCGGCGTCAATCACCTGGAGGGGCACATCTACGCGGCGTTCCTGGCGGAGGACCCGCCGGACTACCCGTTCCTCGCACTGGTCGTCTCGGGCGGCCACACGGCCCTCTATCACGCGCGCGAGCCCCTGAGTTACGCCCTGGTCGGCCAGACCCGCGATGACGCCGCCGGCGAAGCCTTCGACAAGGTCGCCAAGCTGCTGGGCCTGGGGTTCCCGGGCGGGCCGGCCATCCAGCGGGCGGCCGAGCAGGGCGACCCGCGCGCCGTGGCCTTCCCGCTCGCCCAGATGACCGACGGCGCCCGCGACTTCTCGTTCAGCGGGATCAAGACGTTCGCCTCGCTCCACGTGAAGCGGCACGGCCCGTTGTCGGCGGCCCAGGTCGCCGACGTGGCGGCCTCCTTCCAGGCCGCGGTGGTCAAGATGCTGGTCCGGAAGACGATCCGGGCGGCGCTGCACCTGGGTGTCAAGCGCGTGGTGCTCACGGGCGGTGTCGCGGCGAACGGGCCGCTGCGCCGGGCCCTGCGGGCCGAGGCGGAGGAGCACGGGATCGCGCTGCACATTCCGCCGCCCCGGCTCTGCACCGACAACGCCGCCATGATCACCGCGGCGGGCACCGCGCGGCTGGCCGCGGGCGAGCGGGCGGGGCTGGACATGAACGCGCGTCCCGACCTGGCCCTGGCGTGA
- a CDS encoding ATP-binding protein, translating into MNYPAVLAGLPDAVVAVDAGLHIVFWNAAAEELTGRSARRVQGRVVKEVFPPGASLVSRLAETIASGEGRSEPEAVLDTVEGRTVPVSVVTAPLFARDGSVEGAVVVVRDLSRIRQLENEVRRGETLAAAGRMAVGLAHEIRNPLGAIRGAVQLLARELGADSRLQEYTDVLKKEVDRVNRIIEMLLDLGRPVQVRRAPLNLHQLLERVTLLHQEAARAANVTFVRRYDPSLPPILGDEDRLLQVFHNLVVNALDAMKQGGRLTLTTRVSLNPLYGKVDVGGGQRPMVEAQVADEGPGMPAAVRARIFDPFFTTKERGLGLGLALCHRIIEEHRGAIQVDSTEGRGTVVTCFLPVAK; encoded by the coding sequence ATGAACTATCCGGCGGTGCTGGCCGGGCTTCCCGATGCGGTCGTCGCGGTGGACGCGGGGTTGCACATCGTGTTCTGGAACGCCGCGGCGGAGGAGCTCACCGGGCGCTCGGCCCGGCGGGTGCAGGGGCGGGTGGTCAAGGAAGTGTTCCCGCCCGGCGCTTCGCTCGTGAGCCGGCTGGCCGAGACCATCGCCTCGGGCGAAGGCCGCTCGGAGCCCGAGGCGGTCCTGGACACCGTCGAGGGACGGACCGTCCCGGTCAGCGTCGTGACCGCGCCCCTCTTCGCCCGGGACGGGTCAGTGGAAGGCGCGGTGGTGGTTGTTCGCGATCTCTCCCGGATCCGGCAGCTCGAAAACGAGGTCCGCCGTGGCGAGACGCTGGCTGCGGCCGGTCGCATGGCCGTGGGCCTGGCCCACGAGATCCGGAACCCGCTCGGCGCCATCCGCGGGGCCGTGCAGCTGCTGGCTCGAGAGCTGGGGGCCGACTCCCGCCTGCAGGAATACACCGACGTGTTGAAGAAGGAGGTCGATCGCGTCAACCGCATCATCGAGATGCTGCTCGACCTGGGGCGCCCGGTGCAGGTCCGGCGGGCTCCGCTCAACCTCCACCAGCTCCTGGAGCGCGTGACCCTCCTCCACCAGGAGGCGGCCCGCGCCGCCAACGTCACCTTCGTGCGGCGCTACGATCCCAGCTTGCCGCCCATCCTCGGCGACGAGGACCGCCTGCTGCAGGTGTTCCACAACCTGGTGGTGAACGCGCTGGACGCGATGAAGCAGGGCGGCCGGCTCACGCTGACGACGCGCGTCAGCCTCAACCCGCTCTACGGCAAGGTCGACGTGGGCGGCGGGCAGCGTCCGATGGTCGAGGCCCAGGTCGCCGACGAAGGGCCCGGGATGCCGGCCGCCGTCCGCGCCAGGATCTTCGACCCCTTCTTCACCACGAAGGAGCGTGGCCTGGGGCTGGGCCTGGCCCTCTGCCACCGGATCATCGAGGAGCATCGCGGCGCCATCCAGGTCGACTCGACGGAGGGGCGGGGCACCGTCGTCACGTGCTTCCTGCCGGTCGCCAAGTGA
- a CDS encoding sigma-54 dependent transcriptional regulator, with protein sequence MTPPAAILIADDEESLRWVLERGLRQTGYDVTAVADGEAAIQAFEADQFDLVFLDIRMPGVDGLTVLERLRAIRPDACVVMMTAHGTMETAIKAMQRGAYDYLTKPFDLEEVLLLTERALTATRLSQEVTRLRRGLEEVREFSALIGRHPRMQDVYKIIGRIASTDVTVLLRGESGTGKELVARAVHHYSRRSGRPFVAVSCAAIPVTLLESEMFGHERGAFTDAKERRLGKVELAHTGTLYLDEIGDMPPELQSKLLRALQERVIERVGGREAIPVDVRVLAATHRDLDALIKDGRFREDLYYRLNVVTINLPPLRERRRDIPLLVEHFLSKYAEELGERAIAPESLDRLVGYAWPGNVRELENVVQRAMVLAGPGVILPEHLPIGPVSAAASVAMDASLEDIIERKLMECVRGLRHRGNANLYDLMLGLVEKPLLRAVLRETGGNQMRAAQILGINRNTLRKKLTEHGIDPDTTAAGE encoded by the coding sequence GTGACGCCCCCGGCGGCAATCCTCATCGCCGACGACGAGGAGAGCCTGCGCTGGGTCCTCGAGCGGGGGCTGCGTCAGACCGGGTACGACGTCACTGCCGTGGCGGACGGCGAGGCGGCCATCCAGGCCTTCGAGGCCGACCAGTTCGATCTGGTCTTCCTGGACATCCGGATGCCGGGCGTGGACGGCCTGACCGTCCTCGAGCGTCTCAGGGCCATCCGGCCCGATGCCTGCGTCGTGATGATGACGGCCCACGGCACCATGGAGACCGCGATCAAGGCCATGCAGCGTGGGGCCTACGACTACCTGACCAAGCCCTTCGATCTCGAAGAGGTCCTGCTGCTGACCGAACGGGCCCTGACGGCGACCCGCCTGAGCCAGGAGGTGACGAGGCTCCGGCGCGGCCTGGAGGAAGTCCGGGAGTTCAGCGCCCTCATCGGCCGGCACCCCAGGATGCAGGACGTGTACAAGATCATCGGCCGCATCGCCAGCACCGACGTCACGGTGCTGCTGCGGGGCGAGTCGGGCACGGGCAAGGAGCTGGTGGCCCGGGCCGTCCACCACTACAGCCGCCGCTCCGGCCGGCCGTTCGTGGCGGTCTCCTGCGCCGCCATTCCCGTGACGCTCCTGGAGTCCGAGATGTTCGGCCACGAGCGTGGCGCGTTCACCGATGCCAAAGAGCGGCGTCTGGGCAAGGTCGAGCTCGCCCACACCGGGACGCTCTACCTCGACGAGATCGGCGACATGCCGCCGGAGCTCCAGAGCAAGCTCCTGCGCGCGCTCCAGGAGCGGGTGATCGAGCGGGTAGGGGGGCGGGAGGCGATTCCCGTGGACGTGCGGGTCCTGGCCGCCACCCATCGAGATCTGGACGCCCTCATCAAGGACGGGCGCTTCCGCGAGGACCTCTACTACCGCCTGAACGTCGTCACCATCAACCTGCCGCCGCTGCGCGAGCGCCGGCGGGACATTCCCCTCCTGGTCGAGCACTTCCTGTCCAAGTACGCCGAGGAGCTCGGCGAGCGCGCGATCGCCCCCGAGAGCCTCGACCGCCTGGTGGGCTACGCCTGGCCGGGCAATGTCCGGGAGCTCGAGAACGTCGTGCAGCGGGCGATGGTCCTGGCCGGGCCCGGGGTCATCCTGCCCGAGCATCTGCCGATCGGGCCCGTGTCGGCGGCGGCCTCGGTAGCCATGGACGCCTCACTGGAGGACATCATCGAGCGCAAGCTCATGGAGTGTGTGCGGGGCCTGCGCCACCGGGGGAATGCCAACCTCTACGACCTCATGCTCGGCCTCGTGGAGAAGCCGCTCCTGCGCGCGGTGCTCCGGGAAACCGGCGGCAACCAGATGCGGGCCGCCCAGATTCTGGGAATCAACCGCAACACCCTGCGCAAGAAGCTCACCGAGCACGGAATCGACCCGGACACGACCGCCGCCGGCGAGTGA